The segment tgttggctaaagtaatgtctctgctttttaatatgctgtctaggttggtcataacttttcttccaaggagcaagtgttttttaatttcatagttgcatttgccctctgcagtgattttgcagtgaCTCTGTAGTAATTACCTAATCAgataaaaagttatatttttatataaataaagataTGAAAGGTATTAcaagtaatatttaattttttattgacatGATTCTTAATGGGTAAAGGTTATAAACATAATTGATACCCTGTACAGTATGTTGACATTGGTAAGGAAATGTCAGAAAGTGCTTTAACTTTTACTCTTTTAATTGTAAATTCTAACTACTTAGGATATAAAGTAGCATCAGATTATCTTTACCTGTTTGTTCTGATTTGAGTAAATGCCTCATTTTGGTAAATGCCTTCAGTTCCGATTCCTTAGTACTTTGCTAACTTGTTTGTGTTGGAAGATTGAATATTGATAAATGGTTTCTAAGAAAAGTCATTGTAAAGAGATAGAGTAAAATCATTAAGAATATGAACTACAATTCAATGATAATAACCAGATTTTGAACTTTTGTTTCTAAGCCAGTAATAATATAGTTAAAAAACATACTGTGTATTTAACTCTACAACAGTGATTCTTAAAGGGTAGTTCAGGGACTGGTAGTTCCCAGCACTCTGAAATTTTAATCGCTCTTACAGTGTTAAGAGTGATTCCTTAAAGTTAAAGCTGTTATTATTATAATATGAAgatatttatttgcctttttcactctcattctctCATGAGTGTACAGTGGGGTTTTGCAGAGACCATGTGTGACCTGTGCACAACAGATTGCAAAAGCAAATACAAAGAATTCGGCTGTCTTCAATTAAGTCAGCCATTAAAGAGGTTTGCAAATATGTAAATTTTATGCAACTCTTACAGATTTTTTGTTTTGGCAAATAAAGTTACTCTTCATAAGAATTTGTGATTTATGTTGACATTTTTATTGGTTTATATGgtaatttttaatgaattaatatttttctaagtttcctagttttaatttctaatgtaGTAAATATTGCTATCTATAGAAAAGCTCTTTGGGGTcttcagtcattttttaaaaagggtccTGAGACCAGAAAACTTGAAAGCAGCTCTTCTTTAGTAATTGGCTTCATACTTTCCTTTATGTCCTTGGTGTAAAGCACTGATTCTCAAATTTGAGCATGCATCAGATTGCTGATCCCATTCTGTTTTAATTGTTCCACCTAAAAGTGTATATTTCTGACAAGTTGCATGGGTGATGATGATGTTGGCCTGGAAACTACATTTTGAGACTCAGTGGTGTAAAGAAATACTGCTTATGAGGAAGAAAACCAACTTTTtgaaaacctgctgctgctgctaagctgctaagtcacttcagtcatgtctgactctgtgtgaccccatagacggcagcccactaggctcctctgtccctgggattctccaggcaagaacactggagtgggttgccatttccttctccaatgcatgaaagtgaaaactgaaaatcaagttgctcagttgtgcccgacttttagtgaccccgtggactgcagcctaccagactcctccatccatgggattttccaggcaagagtactggagtgagttgctactgccttctccgtttgaacacctactatatgtcaataaagatTATTTCATGCTCATGACCACTCTGTGAGGAGGTAAGCAGGTAGGCCCTTTTTATTGTTCCTCAGGAAACAGAAGCTTCAGGGACTTGTAGCCAGGAAAGTACAGCAGCATTTCAAGTCAGCTCTCAAGGTCTATGCTCTTTATATAACTTCCTCCTtgcctatgattttttttttttaattagtcatGGCTTTCTTGATGTATAATTCTCATATCAATTCATTCATTTCCATATAAAGTGTACAACTTCATAGTTTTTAGTctattcacagagttgtacaaccattatcacatcaattttagaacattcccATCATCCCAGAAAGAAAGCTTGTGGCTTTAGCCATTACTTCATATTTCCCCCAATCCCTATCTCCTGGACAGGCACTAATCTACTTTATTTCTGgagatttgcctattttggacacttatataaatggaattatacaatacGTAGTCTTTTGCGATTAACTTCATTTGGCataatgttttcagggttcatctgtgttgtagctttttatcagcattttatttttttcttactagaCAACATTCTTTTGTATGGAagtactacattttatttattcatcagttgatgggtatttgggttgtttccacttttcacttactataaataatgctgttattaACATTTATGTCCAAGTTTTTTGTGAgtatagtttttatttctcttgagtatGTACCTAGGAATGcaactgctgggtcatagggtTTGTTTTTCATATCTTTGTCATAtgctatgtttaacttttttatgATCTGCCAGACTTTTTTTCCAAAGCAGCTATAccaattttacattcccaccagcagtgtgtgaaaattccaatttttttttgcatacatGCCAACAGTatcttttattcttaaaaaaattgtggtcttttttttttctttttttaattttattttttgactgtgccacacagcatgtgggagcctagttcctagaccaggaatggaacccatgcccaCCTCATTGAAAGTGTtgaccactgaaccgccagggaaacCCCTGTTATCTGTTTATTACAGTTGTCCTAGTGGGTTTAAATGGTATCttcttttgctttgcatttccctgacagttaatgatgttgaacaacttttcatgtgcttgcCAGCCATTTTCTTATCTTGGGAGAATTGTTCAGATCCTTTACCATTTTCTGTGTGTGATGTGAGAAAaaagtccaacttcattctttttatgtggACAGCCAAttgtcccagcatcatctttggtTATCTTTTGTGATGTATACAATCACTGATCTACCTTCTTATTTTCTACCTTCCTAATTCCTACATGCATTCAGAATAATTTAGATAAATGTCTAATGGAAAAATATGGTCTATTTTAAAGTTACATACTATGtgtagcatcttttcatgctttTCTGTATGCTGAAGGACAGCAGTAAGACATGAACTGCATTATCATCAGAAATGTGTTGTCTGGGATATAGTCACCTTAGTTAGATTAAATTATCAGGAATCGAGTGGCTTCTCGTGTAAAATAAAGGTACCGTAAATAAGCACTCTAAAGAATCTGTGCCTGTCTTACAGCAGCAAAATTGGAGATGTCTCATAAAGGGATTTCAAGTATTTTGTCTCTACTGTGGTTTGTCTGTGGTGGGAGTAGTTTTGATCCTGAGTTGGGAGTTGAATGCCTGTGGAATGTACTTCTCTTTCTGACCCTTTAGAACAAGGTCCCCACACTTTCAATCACTAACCACATGGATAAACTATTTTTTGAATATACACctaagtatatatttatacattgtaTTCTTATACTATTATATGAGTATGCGAAAACAAAAGGgctgacttttaaaaagaaggtaAGAAATGAGCAAGGGTTTTGATATTTCTCGTGTGCTAGTCTTGCGTGCTCTCAGGTGGCTGTGTGTTGCTCTGAACGCAGCATATTCCGAGATTACGGCCTCCTCAGAAGGCTGGAGTATGGCAACCCCTCCTCCTCACAGTACACAGGGCTCCTGCCTGAGATCTCTGCCCTTCGGGACTGGGTTCTCCGTGTTGTCCGGTTCACTCACTGCCGCATCTTGTTGCTGCAGGTACAGGTACAGGTACAGCAGTCTCCGCAGCAGGTCTCGGCTCAGCAGCTCTCCCCGCAACTCACCGTTCACCAGCCTGCTGAGCAGCCCATCCACGTCCAGGTGCAGATCCAAGGCCAAGCAGCACAGCCGGCAGCCCCCTCCATCCAGACCCCATCTCTGCAGAGCCCCAGCCCTTCGCAGCTGCAGGCGGCCCAGATCCAGGTGCAGCACATGCAGGCGGCCCAGCAGATCCAGGCTCCAGAGATCCCGGAGGAGCACATCCCGCACCAGCAGATCCAGGCTCAGCTGGTGGCTGGCCAGTCTCTTGCTGGGGGTCAGCAGATCCAAATCCAGACTGTGGGTGCCCTTTCCCCACCGCCGTCTCAGCAGGGCTCACCTCGGGAAGGGGAACGGCGGGTTGGCACAGCCAGTGTCCTCCAGCCAGTGAAGAAGCGCAAAGTGGACATGCCCATCACTGTGTCCTACGCCATCTCAGGGCAGCCAGTGGCCACTGTACTGGCCATTCCACAGGGCCAGCAGCAGAGTTACGTGTCTTTGAGGCCCGACTTACTGACGGTAGACAGTGCCCACCTGTACAGTGCCACTGGGACCATTACTAGCCCTACAGGAGAAACTTGGACCATACCTGTTTACTCTGCCCAGCCCCGGGGGGACCCTCAGCAGCAGAGCATTACCCACATTGCCATTCCCCAGGAAGCCTACAACGCAGTTCACGTCAGTGGCTCACCCACAGCCCTGGCAGCTGTGAAGCTGGAGGATGACAAGGAGAAGATGGTGGGCACCACATCTGTAGTGAAAAACTCCCATGAAGAGGTAGTGCAGACCCTTGCAAACTCTCTCTTTCCAGCACAGTTCATGAATGGCAACATCCACATTCCAGTGGCTGTGCAAGCCGTGGCAGGCACATACCAGAATACAGCTCAGACTGTCCATATATGGGAcccccagcagcagccacagcaacAGACCCCCCAGGAACAGACGCCACCGCcgcctcagcagcagcagcagcagcagctccaggttACTTGTTCAGTAAGTGAGACTTACCTGTAGGGCAGCCTGCCTCCCTGGGGCCTAGTGCCACACCGAACTTGCCTGGCAACCTCTGGCTTGTTTACTAGAGTGATGTTGGCCTTGCAGTAGTAATACAGTATTTAGTGTTTTAATTAGGATTGGGGAGAGGGAACGGGGTGAGGCTATGGAATAGGCAGGCATTCTAGCCTGGTGTCTGGAGGTAAATGACCAGAAACTGCTTTGGGGGTAAATGCTCAGAGTGCTTTTTTGTGATCTCTTTTTAGGAAAAGTAAAGTTTTAGATTGAGACTAATGGGTCACCCCAAGTGTTATTTTTGTCCCAGAAGCTGCTTTCTGCATCGCAAATGAACAGATCTAGTGGAACCTCTGTAGTTGAACACACAGGCTGTAAACTCATTACAGTGGAGAAGCTGTTAAATTGTTCCTTCTTTAGTTGTCACCTAAAGATGGACTACACTGGACACAGTATAGGTGAATTAGGAGATCTAAAAGATTTCTTGGTGGGCCTGTTAAAAGTGATTAtctttggggaattccctggtagtccagtggttaggactctgtgctcccactgcaaatggcatgggttcgatctctggtcagacGACTGAAATCCTCTAGCCTTGTAGCATGgccgaaaaaaagaaaaaagtgattatCTTTGGGACTCTTAAATAAGCAACCTTTACAAGTGGGACTTTCCAACGATATTTTTATGTTCCTTAAAAATACTAAGATAAGTCATGGTTAATGAGTTTTCTGTCATGGCATCTATGTTGAGCtaagttttttaactttttcttttgaaatgattttagaTTTATAGATAAGTTGCTAAAATAGACctgttgaaattttaattttaaaattgcttgGCTCTTTTTGCTAATTGTTAGTCTTCTTGAGGCTGTCATAGGTCCGCCTGTTAAGACTATTAGTAAAGTTTCTGGTCCCCTGTCTAGCAGGCATTTAGACTAGATGTAGAACCTCCGGTCTCATGAGACTGCTGAAGGCAATGTGCCTTAGCACAGGTGCTCTGGGAGTGCATCTCAGGGAGCTGGCACCAACAAAGCACTGTCAGACCAGGGACCACACTCAGAAACTCAAGCCGTAAATGATTGGATAAGCGACAGCTGGCCAAGTGGTTTCATAGAGGCAACAGTGTATTAATCTTAGGTGACTTTATTAAGGACCTGTTAAAATCCAGCTGTCAGGCCTAGGAGTAGAATAGGACAGAGTCATTGCTTCAGGTGGCTGATAATCTGGTGGAAGTAAGAACGCATGGTTTCCGTTTCTTTATAAACTCTTTATAGAGCAACATAATCAAGTGTGAATGTATACTACTCACACAAAAGTCAGGCGGGAATTCAGAAATTGTTCTGGGTTAAAACAGGAGCATCTTTGTGGAAAAACTGGCATTTGATCTCTTGTTTATAGCTTAGATTGACAGAATGGCGCAGCATGAATGCAGAGCTAGGGGTGGGCACAAGGGGTATGCCTAGGTTAACATGAGAGGAGGGAAAACTGTGGGAGAGGAGTTAGTGGAGGGGGCAAAGGGACTGTCTTCCTGAAGTGAAGAGTTGGTATGGTCTGTGGTGGGAAAATTTCCAGAATCCTGCCTGAGTGATGGTACTCAGAAGAATCAGATAGTGGTGTGTGGAATAGATGCACGTGTAGGAGAGACCACCCAGAGACTTCTCATGGTGCACTGTGCTGAACTTTAGCCTCTCTTCCACTCTCCTGGGCCTGATGATCCAGTTTGCATTTCAGGGCTCTTTTGTTGCTCAGCGGGCTCTGCTAGTAATTTGTACATCTGGGCCCTTCAActggaaaatctttttctagAGTCCATTTTAGTAAGCCTGTGCTCTTCATGTTCTTCAGAGGCTGTATCTCCTTTAGCAAAGGAGACACACATGTCCCTTTATAGGGACATATGTCAAGGATTATTGCCAGGAAAAGAAATATTGGGAAGAATGCCCATCATGCAGGAAAGATTAGCTTGCCCATTTACACCACAGATATCCCTCTGTTCCCCTTATCAGGCTCTGTTCTAGGTTTTGGGGAACAGAGACAAATAAGACAGCCTCTGCCTTTGGAGCCCTCATAGCCCATGTGAAGATAATTGTGCTGTGATGTGAGTTGAACCCTAGGGAAAGCTGATGTGTTCCTTCACCTGGCATACCCCTTTTGAAAGGTTTTTTATAACTTGTCTTTAAAACCAGATTTGTGACAAAACCTCCCTCCCTTGACCTCACACCCACCTCCATCTGTTCCCCTGTTTCTCCACTTTGCTTTATTCCCAGAGTTTTCACAAACATTATCTGCACAGGCTGTCTCTACTCGCTGACCAGTTTTCTCTTCCAGCTCATAACCAACCAGGTCTGCTCTTGTCAAGGTCATTGTTGACCTGCCTCCCCATGGCCAGATCCAGCAGGCATGTCTGTTTTTATCTCACTCACAGCAACACACAGCAGAGCAGGCCAAGCCTGCCTTCTTGAAACTCTCCTCTGGACTTCTGTGTTATTTCTTCCCACCTTACTGGTTATTTGTCCTTCTCAGGAGACTTTGCTAAAGCCTCTATCTCCTCTGTCTGAACCATACACGTTGGTATTTCTCAGAGCTCAGTACTAATGCTCTTTTCCCCCCCAGGGGATTTCTGTCCATTGCCATGATTTTCAGAATCCTCTAGATGACTGCTGCAGAAGGTAATAATCCCTGACACCTTCTGCCAGGCACTGTCCATAGTGTTACATGTAATAACTCTTTTAATTCTCACACCAACCTTAAGAGGTATGTACTAActactatctccattttacaagtgaagaaactgaggtacagagattAAAGTCACCTTTTAGCAAGTGGCAGAGTTGACATTCAGCCTTGGATAGGTGGGCTCCTGAGCCCATGTCTTAACCTGTGTGCAGTCCATGTACTGCAGTGACGCATAGCTCTTTATCCCTAGACTGTGCCTTTCCCCTTCAGACCCTTACTATACTTTCAGCAGCCCACTTATTATTTACCTACATTTGGTAAAGATATCTCAGCTCATCAGCATCTCCTCTACCACTATCAAAAACTATTCATCTCAAAAGATGATACCATCATCTACCTAGTTATGTAAGCCAGAGTCCTTGAGTCTGCGTTCCCTTCCTCCTCACAGTCAGTTCATCAACAAGCCACATTGGTTCTGCCACCAAACTTCTCAGAATCTCTTAAATCATTTCACTGCCACCATCCTGGTCTTGGCCACAAGCACCTACTTCCACTATTCCATTTTCTATAGATCAAGaataatattcttaaaatgtaaGATTATGTCACTTCCCAACTCTTTAAGGGCTccattttaaataggaaaaactCTACACCAGGGGTGCACTTGCATCAGTAGTTTTTAACCTGGATGAAACTTGTGTTTCCCCTACCCACTGATAGACATTTGAATGTGTGTGGAAGAATTCTGGTTGTCAAGGTGATTGGGAGTGTTACATGTAGTGAGTGGAGGCACACTGTGAAGAGAACCTGGCTGCTAAGACAGTAGAGAAGCACTGTTCTCACCTACTAACCCTGTCAGACTCCTAGATTTCTTACTTGGGTAGATGGTGTTGCCATTGAGCAACAGAGAGGAAAGTCTGAGGAGAATACTTCTGGGTGGGCAAAGTGATGAATTCTCTCCCTAGATAGTAGTTTGAGGTGGCTTTGGGATGTTCAGTCCGAGATACACAGTACCCATTGAGTATATTAAGGCGTGGTCTAGCTTAGAGGCACGTAGTTAGCAATCATTTCCACAAACATGGAGATCCTAACGGGGCAAGTGTTGGAGACTCACCAAGAAGAATGGTGGTTGAACTGAGAAGTGTGTCTGGAGGGGACCTCCAGGGTTGACAGACATTTAAGAGTCTGGCACTGGTATTTGTTTATCTCCTTGTTTATCTCCTTGTTTAATAATGTATCTTATATCAAAGCTAGTaggacagtttttatttttattgattgataAGCAAATGTATGTGTCATATATTCATTGTTTAGCCTTTAAGTTGAATGATTTGGCATTTTTCAGCCCTTTAGGTAGGCCCTGGCATAGAAAATTGTTCAAGGGAATTTGTTTTACAATGTAGACAGGTTTGTGAGACCCAAGAACCTGTGCTTTGTATCTGTGTTGGTGTCTATCCTGCCTGATGGGGACTGTGATTGAGGGTCATGGACATTCTCTGTCCTTTTGTCTGCACAGTTTGGCTCTCAGACCATTGAGGATGGGACTGTTCTTGATTTGGAGGCGGGAAGCTCAGACAGTGCTTCCTGTCTTCAGAAAATGTCCTTATGAGCCAAAGCAGTATTATTGAGAAGGAACATGATGATTCTCAACCATGACTGGACATTAGAATAACCcagagagcttttaaaaataccgATGGCAGGCCACCACCTTAGACCAATTAAATCAGGATCCCTAGGGACAAGGCCCAGgcatggatattttttaaaagcctcccAGATGATTTTAAGGTGCAACTAAGTTTAACAGTCTGGACACTTGGTACTGAAAGTGTAGTCTGAAGACTAGCTCCCTTCCTTGGGGGTttcttagaaatgcagaatctcaggtccCACGTGAGCTCTTCCTAATCAGAAtccacattttaataaaatttatttgcaCATTGTAGTTGATgagcagtgctttgtgccagtaGCTCTGGGCAGTGACTAAAGATTAGAATTGCCTTTTTACAtgggaagattttaaaaagactgaTACCTCTTTAAAAAGAGATTCTGGGGTGGAGCTCAGGtattgatgttttaaaataagagaTTCAAAAGTACAGTTAAGATTAAGAAGCTTTGCACTAGCCATTGCTGTCTCTGAAATAAAGAACAGGACTCCAAAGTTTAGGACAGCAAGCAGAAGTGTAGGTTTTTAGTTAAAAGAGAGCATTTTTCTGGCAGTTTTGTCAAATGACGTATTGACACGTTTTGATGATTTCTCTCTCACAGGCTCAGACTGTCCAGGTTGCTGAAGTTGAACCGCAGTCACAGCCACAGCCTTCACCAGAACTTCTGCTTCCAAATTCTCTGAAGCCAGAAGAAGGGCTTGAAGTGTGGAAAAACTGGGCGCAGACCAAGAATGCTGAGCTGGAGAAGGATGCTCAGAACAGACTGGCACCCATTGGAAGTAAGTGTTCGGGAGGGCAGGGGGGTTGGACTCTGTGTGAAATGCAGTGGCACTGAAGCAGCAGGAGGACAGATGGCAGGAAAGTGTATCCCTTGGCTCTGGGCACTTGGGCGCTCCATCTGAAATAGTGTGCTGAATCCAAGACAAGAGGCAGGCTGGACCTGCTATAAACAAGCGGGATTTGTGGGGTGTGCCCAAGATCAGGCACTTTTGTACATATGTATTTCTGGGGCAGAGACTTCTGGGAGGAGACAGGAACTAGTGAGTGTTCTTAGGGCCCCTCTTACTTAGCATTATCCTCATACTTCCTCATATTACAGAGAGTGGGTTTtgtgtttttgctttcatttcttggcCCTAATAATTGGGGGATATGTGAGATGGGAAGGGAACCCTTTTGGTAATAGGGCAAACAGGATTATTGTCTTTGTAGGCTAGTTTTGATCACAGATACAAGTGATTGTTTTCACCCCAGTGCCTTGATGGGTGGTGTCTGCTCTGTAGCCTCTTTCCAGGGATATAAGAAACCAGTAAAGAAATGGCTATTGCCAGGACCCTCACTGACCTTTGGGACTTATGTTGTAGGGCGTCAGTTGCTACGATTCCAGGAAGATCTCATCTCTTCTGCTGTGGCTGAGTTGAATTATGGGCTCTGTCTGATGACACGGGAAGCTCGAAATGGAGAAGGTGAACCCTATGACCCAGATGTGCTGTACTATATTTTCCTGTGTATTCAAAAGGTAGGAAACAGCTTCATAGGAACCTATTTGCCTTGTGTTCCCATTGGGTATTTGCTGTGTAGTCAGATTAGTAATATGACAAAAGTGGTAACAATAAAGATACTCTCTTCCAACTATATAATGAggttttaaatgtacatttttaaaaaattggaaatgtttttaaatgtatttttttttagattggaaAAGATCTACATGTTCACTTTAGAAAATCAGATAATAAAATAATCCCTCAatctggagaaatgtttgttaaaatatatgatatattacattagagactttttaaaaaaatcatgaaacaTTTATGTAACACTTTTTGTTAAACATCTAGTTTGCAGAAAAGCAATCCTCCCGGAACAGTCTGGTGCTGACATATAGTTCATTTTCTCATTGTTTCCTGCATTAatgcaaaataattatttgaaagagTCTAGCTAGAATATACAACTGTAGTTAGATTTTCAGGATATCTAAGACAAAGATGGACAGGGAGATTCATTTTAGGACCAGCAGTTTCAGAGACCAGAGGGGGATTTCCTAGTGTTTGAATGCTATTGTAGAGAAGCCCACGGTGTGATGGAAGAACACTTGCTGACTGGGACTCACCCTGTTGCTGAGGCCTGAGAAAAACCCATCTCCCATTTTGTTACTCTTTCTTAGCAGTCACTGGGAGCACTGGGTGAATTACGGTATATGCTTTGTCTCATTCCATGCTCTCTTACTCATGCAAGGCAGGCATAGTCCTCTCCAtttacaaacaaggaaactgagcCCCCAAAGTTAAAAGACTCAGGTGAGTTACATAACTTACACCATAGCTAGTAAGAGACTGGCCCTGGAGCCTGCATCATGTTTTTTTGCTACCATAAGACAGTGCCTTGCTTGGGTGAAGTAGCATTCTCGAAATCTGCTCCATTGGCCAACTTTCAAGAGTGTTGTGAGAGTTAGTTCCCATCCTGAAgtatgctgtggaagtgctgtgCACTGGGCGGTTTTGACTCAGTGTGCTGGTTTGTTTATGGGGGACGAATGGGTAGGGACATGTGAGGGTACTGCTCGAAAATTATTTGCTTCCCTCAACATCTTGTCAAGAATCTACCAACAgcttttattgattattttccttttagtatCTTTTTGAGAATGGACGGGTTGATGACATTTTCTCCGATCTTTATTATGTTCGATTTACGGAGTGGCTGCATGAAGTTCTGAAGGACGTTCAGCCCCGAGTCACTCCACTTGGTAAGACTCTTCCTAGTCCTTGGATGTCTTTTGAACCTGGGTTTAAAAAAGATGAGCTGCTTGTGTGGCTTGCTGTGATAATAGCATGTGGGTGAGGAGGCTGTACATTGCAGGCCCCAGCGTTGGTCTCTGTGCTGCTTGGCCCAGTATGGAGGGGCATGGCTCACCAGGGAACCTGGCTGGTGTGGTGTGGCAAAGACACAGGGGCATGCGGACTGTGGAGTGGttactccatttttttctatttaattattgATTAAAATTAGAATCCTTGCAAAAGTTACAAATTATGAACTGTTTCATCTGTAGATTAATTATATTACATATAGGGCTTTTCTCTGCATATATAGAACATAATTTTTGCTTTACCCATGAataacctaggcagcatattgtgTTGGAAAGAACATGAGTTTCACAGGAGAATGTTTGAGctgtttattataattttttttaataatatatttaagagcagttttaggtttacaggaaAACTGAGTGGAATATACAAGGCATCCCATATATTCCATCACACTGTGTCTCCCCTGTTATTAGTATCTTGTATTATATTTGTTAACATCGAGGAGCCAACATTTGATACCTTATTGTTAACTAAAGTCTGtagtttaca is part of the Bubalus kerabau isolate K-KA32 ecotype Philippines breed swamp buffalo chromosome 20, PCC_UOA_SB_1v2, whole genome shotgun sequence genome and harbors:
- the QRICH1 gene encoding transcriptional regulator QRICH1 isoform X2, which gives rise to MNNSLENTISFEEYIRVKARSVPQHRMKEFLDSLASKGPEALQEFQQTATTTMVYQQGGNCIYTDSTEVAGSLLELACPVTTSVQPQTQPEQQIQVQQPQQVQVQVQVQQSPQQVSAQQLSPQLTVHQPAEQPIHVQVQIQGQAAQPAAPSIQTPSLQSPSPSQLQAAQIQVQHMQAAQQIQAPEIPEEHIPHQQIQAQLVAGQSLAGGQQIQIQTVGALSPPPSQQGSPREGERRVGTASVLQPVKKRKVDMPITVSYAISGQPVATVLAIPQGQQQSYVSLRPDLLTVDSAHLYSATGTITSPTGETWTIPVYSAQPRGDPQQQSITHIAIPQEAYNAVHVSGSPTALAAVKLEDDKEKMVGTTSVVKNSHEEVVQTLANSLFPAQFMNGNIHIPVAVQAVAGTYQNTAQTVHIWDPQQQPQQQTPQEQTPPPPQQQQQQQLQAQTVQVAEVEPQSQPQPSPELLLPNSLKPEEGLEVWKNWAQTKNAELEKDAQNRLAPIGRRQLLRFQEDLISSAVAELNYGLCLMTREARNGEGEPYDPDVLYYIFLCIQKYLFENGRVDDIFSDLYYVRFTEWLHEVLKDVQPRVTPLGYVLPSHVTEEMLWECKQLGAHSPSTLLTTLMFFNTKYFLLKTVDQHMKLAFSKVLRQTKKNPSNPKDKSTSIRYLKALGIHQTGQKVTDDMYAEQTENPENPLRCPIKLYDFYLFKCPQSVKGRNDTFYLTPEPVVAPNSPIWYSVQPISREQMGQMLTRILVIREIQEAIAVASASTMH
- the QRICH1 gene encoding transcriptional regulator QRICH1 isoform X1; the encoded protein is MNNSLENTISFEEYIRVKARSVPQHRMKEFLDSLASKGPEALQEFQQTATTTMVYQQGGNCIYTDSTEVAGSLLELACPVTTSVQPQTQPEQQIQVQQPQQVQVQVQVQQSPQQVSAQQLSPQLTVHQPAEQPIHVQVQIQGQAAQPAAPSIQTPSLQSPSPSQLQAAQIQVQHMQAAQQIQAPEIPEEHIPHQQIQAQLVAGQSLAGGQQIQIQTVGALSPPPSQQGSPREGERRVGTASVLQPVKKRKVDMPITVSYAISGQPVATVLAIPQGQQQSYVSLRPDLLTVDSAHLYSATGTITSPTGETWTIPVYSAQPRGDPQQQSITHIAIPQEAYNAVHVSGSPTALAAVKLEDDKEKMVGTTSVVKNSHEEVVQTLANSLFPAQFMNGNIHIPVAVQAVAGTYQNTAQTVHIWDPQQQPQQQTPQEQTPPPPQQQQQQQLQVTCSAQTVQVAEVEPQSQPQPSPELLLPNSLKPEEGLEVWKNWAQTKNAELEKDAQNRLAPIGRRQLLRFQEDLISSAVAELNYGLCLMTREARNGEGEPYDPDVLYYIFLCIQKYLFENGRVDDIFSDLYYVRFTEWLHEVLKDVQPRVTPLGYVLPSHVTEEMLWECKQLGAHSPSTLLTTLMFFNTKYFLLKTVDQHMKLAFSKVLRQTKKNPSNPKDKSTSIRYLKALGIHQTGQKVTDDMYAEQTENPENPLRCPIKLYDFYLFKCPQSVKGRNDTFYLTPEPVVAPNSPIWYSVQPISREQMGQMLTRILVIREIQEAIAVASASTMH